A region of Dehalococcoidales bacterium DNA encodes the following proteins:
- a CDS encoding response regulator transcription factor, protein MSTESNRDDAKNRAVLKIFIIDCIQIVRIGLVSILKEHPEFQVVGDAADITEAIAKMEEVAPDIVLFEPFLPGAGGIEAIARLLERFPDVKVIVLTHSDKRVDFVRAMRTGARAYLLKSLEGSELTDSIRLVAGGRAVVYASRAAKLFDGPANPGNENEHTDKLDCLTDREKEILWLVSQGASNKEIAVQCYVSHTTIKAHLRRISEKLDVRNRTQAVAMALSRGYLNSP, encoded by the coding sequence ATGAGCACAGAGTCAAACCGCGACGATGCAAAGAACAGGGCAGTTCTCAAGATATTTATCATTGACTGTATCCAGATTGTCCGAATCGGCCTGGTATCGATTCTGAAGGAGCATCCGGAGTTCCAGGTGGTTGGTGATGCCGCCGATATCACGGAAGCGATAGCCAAGATGGAGGAGGTCGCGCCAGACATCGTGCTCTTTGAGCCTTTCCTGCCTGGGGCCGGAGGTATCGAGGCTATTGCACGCCTCCTGGAGCGCTTCCCTGATGTCAAGGTGATAGTGTTGACACACTCCGATAAGAGGGTTGACTTCGTCAGGGCAATGAGGACCGGAGCCAGAGCCTACCTTCTCAAGAGCCTGGAGGGTAGTGAGCTGACTGACTCTATTCGTCTGGTTGCTGGGGGTAGGGCAGTGGTCTACGCGTCAAGAGCAGCGAAGCTGTTTGATGGGCCAGCCAATCCGGGTAACGAAAACGAGCATACGGACAAGCTCGACTGTTTGACCGACCGAGAGAAGGAAATCCTGTGGTTGGTCTCGCAGGGCGCCAGCAACAAGGAGATCGCTGTTCAGTGCTATGTGAGCCACACGACGATCAAAGCACACCTGAGACGGATCTCTGAAAAACTGGACGTCAGGAACCGAACGCAAGCGGTGGCGATGGCTCTGTCGAGAGGGTACCTGAATTCCCCGTAA
- a CDS encoding PAS domain-containing sensor histidine kinase yields MVSSAKYESVAHEGRYRDLVESLPHTMFEMDTRGRFTFANNNALVLFGYTRDNLPSELDLSHVIEHSDLSRARRDFRGLLAGRKTTSAEYKARKKNGSTLPIIVFPSAVFRGERCVGVRGIAIDLTHQIRLRNAARSIILQTATAQEKERRRIARDLHDDTAQELAALSLQIDATTRGEEKLSPATIERLHSLKTKTDSILEGIARICMELRSYALEQFGFVPALELLTAELKDETGINAHIRITGTERRLSYEADLVLFRIAQEALANIRRHSQATKAVLAIRFKKDVVRITVSDNGKGFQVPEILMDLPDLGKLGLINMQERANLLGGTFKVRSELGSGATVVVEIQA; encoded by the coding sequence ATGGTATCGTCTGCCAAGTACGAAAGCGTAGCACATGAAGGAAGGTACAGGGATCTGGTCGAGTCACTACCTCACACGATGTTTGAAATGGACACCAGGGGACGGTTTACATTCGCCAACAATAATGCTCTGGTACTATTTGGCTATACCAGAGACAACCTTCCCAGTGAGTTGGACCTATCTCATGTGATAGAACATAGCGACCTCAGTAGAGCCAGGAGAGACTTTCGGGGGTTGCTGGCCGGGCGCAAGACGACATCCGCCGAATACAAAGCACGAAAGAAGAACGGCTCTACTCTCCCCATCATTGTCTTTCCCTCAGCCGTCTTTCGGGGAGAGCGCTGTGTGGGCGTCAGAGGGATTGCCATAGACCTCACGCACCAGATTCGACTCCGGAATGCTGCGCGGTCCATCATATTGCAGACAGCCACGGCCCAGGAGAAAGAGCGGAGACGCATTGCCCGTGATCTCCATGACGACACCGCTCAAGAACTCGCTGCTCTGTCCCTGCAAATTGATGCTACAACCAGAGGTGAAGAGAAACTGTCACCAGCAACAATCGAACGGCTCCACTCGTTGAAAACCAAGACTGACAGCATTCTGGAAGGGATTGCCCGTATCTGTATGGAGTTGCGGTCTTATGCCCTGGAACAATTCGGTTTCGTACCAGCTCTGGAATTGCTTACCGCGGAACTGAAGGACGAGACAGGAATCAACGCTCATATTCGAATAACGGGCACTGAACGCCGCCTATCGTACGAGGCTGATCTAGTCCTCTTCCGTATCGCTCAAGAGGCATTGGCCAACATTAGGAGACACTCTCAGGCAACGAAGGCAGTACTGGCGATTCGATTTAAAAAGGACGTAGTGAGAATAACGGTGAGCGATAACGGGAAAGGCTTTCAAGTACCCGAAATACTGATGGACCTCCCTGACCTGGGTAAGCTGGGATTAATCAATATGCAGGAGCGAGCCAACCTGCTCGGCGGTACCTTCAAGGTGAGATCAGAATTGGGTAGCGGTGCCACTGTAGTGGTAGAAATACAGGCGTAG
- a CDS encoding response regulator transcription factor: MASGIITILIADDHPTYREGLRQLLSVETDFECIGVACDGAEAIEMAKQFQPDVALIDIIMPELNGIKATAHIKASCPNTAVLVLSAFDQTAYILPVVQAGASGYLLKNSSLDDIANAIRLVHSGDTVLDSAAVDVVMANIRTGSTSKGNRSDDLGSREMEVLTLTAKGMSNKGIAEQLALSERTVQTHLVSIFKKLSVSSRTQAVLYALRKGWLSLEDLA; the protein is encoded by the coding sequence ATGGCATCCGGAATCATAACTATCCTTATTGCTGACGACCATCCGACATATCGAGAAGGTTTGCGTCAGCTTCTCAGTGTTGAGACGGATTTCGAGTGCATTGGTGTCGCGTGCGACGGGGCAGAAGCCATTGAAATGGCCAAGCAATTCCAGCCTGACGTGGCATTGATTGACATCATCATGCCCGAACTGAACGGCATCAAGGCTACGGCGCATATCAAGGCATCCTGTCCCAATACTGCCGTTCTAGTACTTAGTGCCTTCGACCAAACGGCATATATACTGCCTGTAGTGCAGGCAGGCGCGTCTGGATACCTGCTGAAGAACTCGTCTCTAGATGATATTGCGAACGCTATCCGACTCGTGCACAGTGGCGACACCGTGCTTGATTCGGCTGCTGTGGATGTTGTCATGGCCAATATCAGGACCGGCTCCACCAGTAAGGGCAATCGGTCAGACGATTTGGGTAGTCGTGAAATGGAGGTACTGACATTGACTGCGAAAGGGATGAGCAACAAGGGTATCGCTGAGCAGCTTGCGCTCAGCGAGCGTACTGTCCAGACGCATCTGGTCAGTATATTCAAGAAACTCTCGGTCAGTTCACGCACCCAGGCCGTGCTCTACGCCTTGCGGAAGGGTTGGCTTTCTCTTGAAGATCTGGCTTGA
- a CDS encoding response regulator has protein sequence MVHPEPGQRDAIVQTLSNKGFDVVAVGDTVDGIREFHQQDPSIVIVAFEHSVDDCEQFCARLRSESDAPIIVIGKNHGEVTLLQILRSGADIYLRYPTARELVARVRSLLRRTKPEQNKRKGDCPVYSRDVPGWKN, from the coding sequence TTGGTACATCCGGAACCGGGTCAGAGGGATGCCATAGTCCAGACTTTGAGCAACAAGGGATTTGATGTGGTCGCTGTTGGCGACACCGTGGACGGGATAAGAGAGTTTCATCAGCAGGATCCAAGTATCGTAATCGTTGCGTTCGAGCACTCCGTCGATGACTGCGAACAGTTCTGTGCTCGTTTACGCAGTGAATCTGATGCTCCCATTATCGTCATTGGCAAGAATCATGGGGAGGTTACGCTGCTTCAGATTCTGCGATCGGGTGCAGATATCTATCTCCGTTACCCAACTGCCAGGGAACTGGTTGCTCGGGTCCGCTCATTGCTGCGTCGCACGAAGCCGGAGCAAAACAAGCGGAAAGGAGACTGCCCGGTCTATTCACGGGACGTTCCGGGATGGAAGAACTGA
- a CDS encoding response regulator transcription factor, whose translation MRALVVGAGKETLESVSLSLQMRWPDVVVVSSCGSDAMDMVERESPDIVVWDIDMPEMNALDGLTDLRSFSDVPVIALIGGDTVLDRYRVLELGADDFVSKPLSLVEFMFRVHALFRRTSPHLAKINSVYSSGRFLINFSTREVAFGEDRLKLSPIEYRLLYCLVRNERRIVTKDTLIQKVWGSEYLGIGREEELRKYVYRLRSKLKNLPDVIVSEPGIGYRFMPLD comes from the coding sequence ATGAGGGCCTTGGTAGTTGGAGCAGGCAAGGAAACCCTGGAAAGCGTCTCCCTTTCTCTTCAGATGCGCTGGCCGGATGTGGTCGTCGTCTCCTCTTGCGGCAGCGATGCGATGGACATGGTTGAGAGGGAAAGCCCTGACATTGTTGTCTGGGATATAGACATGCCCGAAATGAATGCCCTGGACGGACTCACAGACCTGCGCTCTTTTTCTGACGTTCCTGTTATTGCCCTCATCGGTGGTGATACTGTATTGGACAGGTATAGAGTTCTGGAACTGGGTGCAGACGACTTTGTCAGTAAACCGCTGAGTCTCGTGGAGTTCATGTTTCGGGTTCATGCGTTGTTCCGTCGGACTAGCCCGCACCTTGCCAAGATTAACTCCGTCTATTCCAGCGGTCGGTTTCTCATCAACTTCTCCACTAGGGAAGTGGCATTTGGCGAGGACAGATTGAAGCTGAGTCCTATAGAGTACAGGCTGCTGTACTGCCTGGTCAGGAATGAAAGAAGAATAGTCACCAAAGACACTTTGATCCAGAAGGTGTGGGGATCGGAGTACCTGGGAATAGGCAGGGAAGAAGAACTCAGGAAATACGTCTACCGACTCCGTTCAAAGCTGAAAAATTTGCCCGACGTCATCGTGAGCGAACCGGGGATAGGATACCGCTTCATGCCTTTGGATTAG